One window of Neptuniibacter halophilus genomic DNA carries:
- a CDS encoding HugZ family protein codes for MSASEKSLDELNADCQALQQRHDTLLLSTLGAQQAEISYAPYWRDEAGCFYIFVSELASHTANLQRSGQASVMFIAAEAESRNLFARERLIYQCQADEVSRECDDYAPVLDAMQTRFGNTLAMLRSLPDFHLFRLTPESGSYVVGFGRAYELDPATGKLSHLSEERLKQARASAKRDN; via the coding sequence ATGAGTGCGTCAGAAAAATCACTGGATGAGCTGAATGCTGATTGTCAGGCGCTGCAGCAGCGGCATGATACGTTGTTGCTGTCTACGCTGGGTGCGCAGCAGGCGGAGATCAGTTATGCCCCATACTGGCGTGATGAGGCGGGTTGTTTTTATATATTTGTCAGTGAGCTGGCGAGTCACACGGCTAATCTTCAGCGCAGCGGGCAGGCCTCTGTGATGTTTATCGCTGCGGAAGCGGAAAGCCGAAACCTGTTTGCCCGGGAGCGTCTGATCTATCAGTGTCAGGCTGATGAGGTGTCACGGGAGTGTGATGACTATGCGCCGGTGCTGGATGCGATGCAGACCAGGTTTGGCAATACGCTGGCAATGTTGCGATCTCTGCCGGATTTTCATCTGTTCAGGCTGACACCGGAAAGTGGCAGTTACGTGGTGGGTTTTGGCCGGGCCTATGAACTGGACCCGGCGACAGGCAAGCTGAGCCATCTCTCTGAAGAGCGCCTGAAACAGGCCCGGGCTTCAGCTAAGCGCGACAACTGA
- the kdsA gene encoding 3-deoxy-8-phosphooctulonate synthase, which yields MQQKTVTVAGIEIANDKPMVLFGGMNVLESRDLALRTAEHYVEVTQKLGIPYVFKASFDKANRSSLTSFRGPGLEEGLKILQEVKQTFNVPLITDVHEPYQAAPAAEVCDIIQLPAFLSRQTDLVQAMARTDAVINIKKAQFLAPQEMKHILHKCEEAGNANLILCERGSCYGYNNLIVDMLGFSIMKEFGYPVMFDATHALQVPGGQADSAGGRRALAAQLSRAGLSQGIAGLFLEAHPDPAQAKCDGPCALPLHTLEAYLSQMKAVDDLVKSFPELDTSA from the coding sequence ATGCAGCAGAAAACCGTCACTGTCGCCGGCATTGAGATTGCTAATGACAAGCCCATGGTACTGTTTGGTGGCATGAATGTACTGGAATCCCGTGATCTGGCTCTGCGCACAGCAGAGCACTATGTCGAGGTTACGCAGAAACTGGGAATTCCTTATGTTTTCAAGGCATCCTTCGACAAGGCTAACCGCTCCTCCCTGACCTCATTCCGCGGCCCGGGCCTCGAAGAGGGCCTGAAAATCCTGCAGGAGGTCAAGCAGACCTTCAACGTGCCGCTGATTACCGATGTCCATGAGCCTTATCAGGCAGCTCCGGCGGCGGAAGTCTGCGATATCATTCAGTTGCCGGCGTTCCTCTCCCGCCAGACCGATCTGGTTCAGGCGATGGCCAGAACCGATGCCGTTATCAACATCAAGAAAGCCCAGTTCCTGGCACCGCAGGAGATGAAACATATCCTGCATAAATGCGAAGAAGCGGGTAATGCAAACCTGATTCTCTGCGAACGTGGCTCCTGTTACGGTTACAACAACCTGATCGTAGATATGCTCGGCTTTTCCATTATGAAAGAGTTCGGTTACCCGGTTATGTTCGATGCAACCCATGCCCTGCAGGTACCGGGCGGTCAGGCCGATTCTGCCGGTGGCCGCCGGGCACTGGCCGCACAACTGTCCCGCGCCGGGCTTTCTCAGGGCATTGCCGGACTGTTTCTGGAAGCACATCCTGATCCGGCTCAGGCCAAGTGTGACGGCCCCTGTGCCCTGCCGCTGCACACTCTGGAAGCCTACCTCAGCCAGATGAAAGCCGTGGACGATCTGGTGAAAAGCTTCCCCGAACTGGATACCTCTGCTTAA
- a CDS encoding SUMF1/EgtB/PvdO family nonheme iron enzyme, producing MSGTPESVFEALQEGTLLGPEHHRFKLLKFSTDHPLGQLWQAEDIGVSGSPLVTLLILNPALLKQNSFVEGVKKHATLSKQLQNKHIAECYGFFSHKGGLLFLSYEKLDGLTLGSMLSRGNSLQESQQLGLIRQIAYAIDMGFQKLRSAHGCLETGLIYINRRGGVKLTLFAMRDSMEAIVPLLKQPPGYKQYQAPEAFHPGKLSRKADVYSFAGIIYELLSGKAPFKAEDSEADRVRRQLEQPDALDDEQWKTLQKALATDPEERFPNCTELVKALFPPPSEEEEQAAGNSAEADTGNDADSNTEAATESDEGPARLSLKDKLARLRLPEIPRVALYSIIGSLLFVLGYLLGWFVSDFMNFKEKDFQALQIQKQQDALQQMYDSLQAQQELQQEQDKKLEALNLSNTVLKQQLEIAKTKLADSEPDEPGNQIFKDQIDQGSYGPEMVLLPSGQFRMGDQSDIGDDNEKPVHVVTIAKPFALSRFEVTFAEYDRFAEATNRPLPDDEGWGRGNRPVVNVSWRDAVAYASWLKNETGHPYRLPSEAEWEYAARAGNLTTYWWGNELKPGMANCAGCGSEWDGKQTAPVGSFPANTWGLHDMTGNVEEWVADCYEDNYNLAPLDGSAYRKRACAHRVMRGGSWFEIDRLIRPASRYRHPVDSKRNSWGFRVALDIE from the coding sequence ATGAGCGGTACGCCAGAATCAGTTTTCGAAGCCCTCCAGGAAGGAACCCTTCTCGGTCCCGAACACCACCGTTTCAAACTGCTGAAATTCAGCACCGACCACCCTCTCGGCCAGCTCTGGCAAGCGGAAGATATCGGCGTTTCCGGCAGCCCTCTGGTCACCCTGCTGATTCTGAATCCCGCGCTGCTGAAGCAGAACAGCTTCGTTGAAGGCGTCAAAAAACACGCCACCCTGAGTAAGCAGCTCCAGAACAAACATATCGCCGAATGCTACGGTTTCTTTTCACACAAAGGCGGTTTGCTGTTTCTCTCTTACGAAAAACTCGATGGCCTGACCCTGGGTTCCATGTTGAGCCGGGGCAACAGCCTGCAGGAAAGCCAGCAACTGGGCCTGATCCGGCAGATCGCTTACGCCATCGACATGGGCTTCCAGAAACTGCGCTCTGCCCACGGTTGTCTGGAAACCGGGCTGATCTATATCAACCGCCGCGGTGGAGTCAAGCTGACACTCTTCGCCATGCGCGACAGCATGGAAGCGATCGTTCCCTTACTGAAACAGCCGCCCGGCTACAAACAGTATCAGGCACCTGAGGCGTTCCATCCGGGCAAACTGAGCCGTAAAGCCGACGTATACTCTTTTGCCGGCATCATCTACGAACTGCTCAGCGGCAAAGCTCCCTTTAAAGCAGAAGATAGCGAAGCCGATCGGGTGCGCAGGCAACTGGAGCAACCGGACGCGCTGGACGATGAACAGTGGAAAACCCTGCAAAAGGCACTCGCTACCGATCCGGAAGAGCGTTTTCCAAACTGTACTGAACTGGTCAAAGCCCTGTTCCCGCCACCGTCTGAAGAGGAGGAGCAAGCCGCCGGGAACAGCGCCGAAGCCGATACCGGAAACGATGCTGACAGCAATACCGAGGCAGCCACCGAATCCGACGAGGGCCCGGCCAGGCTGAGTCTGAAAGATAAACTGGCCCGGCTGCGCCTGCCTGAAATTCCCAGAGTCGCACTCTACTCTATAATCGGGAGTCTGCTGTTCGTGCTCGGGTATCTGCTGGGCTGGTTTGTTTCCGATTTTATGAACTTTAAAGAGAAAGATTTCCAGGCACTGCAGATTCAGAAACAACAGGACGCTCTGCAGCAGATGTACGATTCTCTGCAGGCTCAGCAAGAGCTGCAGCAAGAGCAGGATAAAAAGCTGGAAGCGCTGAACCTGAGTAACACCGTTCTCAAGCAGCAGCTGGAGATTGCTAAGACCAAACTCGCTGACAGCGAACCGGATGAACCGGGCAATCAGATCTTTAAAGATCAGATCGATCAGGGCAGTTATGGGCCGGAGATGGTGCTGCTGCCCTCCGGGCAATTCCGCATGGGCGATCAATCCGATATCGGTGATGATAATGAAAAGCCGGTCCACGTTGTGACCATCGCCAAACCCTTCGCCCTGTCACGCTTTGAAGTCACGTTCGCCGAGTACGACCGCTTTGCCGAAGCCACCAACCGGCCTCTGCCGGATGATGAAGGCTGGGGCCGCGGCAATCGTCCGGTCGTCAACGTCAGTTGGCGCGACGCCGTTGCCTATGCCAGTTGGCTGAAGAACGAAACCGGACACCCTTACCGCCTGCCTTCAGAGGCTGAGTGGGAGTATGCAGCCCGCGCGGGTAATCTGACCACCTACTGGTGGGGCAATGAGCTCAAGCCGGGGATGGCAAACTGTGCCGGCTGCGGCAGTGAGTGGGATGGCAAGCAGACCGCGCCGGTCGGCAGCTTCCCGGCCAATACCTGGGGCCTGCACGATATGACCGGCAATGTTGAAGAGTGGGTGGCCGATTGCTACGAAGATAACTACAACCTCGCACCACTGGACGGCTCAGCCTACCGCAAGCGCGCCTGTGCTCACCGGGTCATGCGCGGAGGTTCATGGTTCGAGATAGATCGTCTGATCCGCCCGGCCAGCCGCTACCGCCACCCGGTGGATTCGAAGCGCAACAGCTGGGGATTCCGGGTTGCTCTGGATATCGAGTAA
- a CDS encoding DUF4139 domain-containing protein, with product MRLRQISLAFITTGLCFTPLITQADNLQISSEQRQSVNLTLYNQNLGLVRETRQLPPLSASQEVTLEDVSEQLQVESLRIDNAGQILEQNLNTNLLNQHNLLQHYIGKYLQLARLNPVSGQEVISQVQLLSIDGNRALIKRENRFESIPLNHQWRFIFPELPGHLLSKPSINFRSGGTQQSQQSRISYLTGGLSWGMDYVLTLNERGDKASLDGRASLSNQTGTDFSNARISLVAGQLNTPVRNRHAEMLQADFARGAVAQAAPKMIDQQELGDFQLFNLPRNVDLLNGQIKQVAFLSAAEIPVKRSYNYEFLVYPTLERNQHRVKPELTLTFANTEKSHLGVPLPGGKIRTFTPDEHGQLQFSGGSEIGHSSINDEVEIRQGNAFDLSIHRKQTHFSKTFNGFMVGQELRISNSRATPTTLEMTANFPLEWKMLNSSHPHEQVMGGSARWQVDVPAKGEAVLQFKVQMEKR from the coding sequence ATGCGGTTACGCCAAATCAGTCTTGCGTTTATCACCACCGGACTATGCTTCACCCCGCTGATCACTCAGGCAGACAATTTGCAGATCAGCTCGGAGCAACGCCAGTCCGTCAATCTGACCCTGTATAACCAGAATCTGGGGCTGGTCAGAGAGACCCGGCAACTGCCGCCTCTGTCGGCCAGTCAGGAGGTTACTCTGGAAGATGTCAGCGAGCAGTTACAGGTCGAGAGTCTGCGCATCGATAACGCCGGGCAGATTCTGGAGCAGAACCTCAACACCAACCTGCTGAATCAGCACAACCTGCTGCAACACTATATTGGCAAATACCTGCAACTGGCCCGTCTCAATCCGGTGTCCGGTCAGGAAGTGATCAGTCAGGTACAATTGCTGAGTATTGACGGCAACCGGGCCCTGATCAAACGCGAAAACCGCTTTGAAAGTATTCCGCTTAACCATCAGTGGCGATTCATTTTTCCCGAGCTCCCCGGTCATCTGCTCAGCAAACCCAGTATCAATTTCCGCAGCGGCGGCACTCAACAATCGCAGCAGAGCCGAATCAGCTACCTCACCGGCGGTCTTAGCTGGGGAATGGATTATGTGCTGACACTGAACGAACGGGGTGACAAGGCCAGCCTTGATGGACGCGCCAGCCTGAGTAACCAGACCGGTACCGACTTCAGCAACGCACGCATTTCACTGGTCGCCGGGCAACTCAATACCCCGGTACGTAATCGCCATGCCGAGATGCTGCAGGCCGATTTTGCCCGGGGAGCCGTCGCCCAGGCGGCACCGAAAATGATCGATCAGCAGGAACTGGGGGACTTTCAGTTATTTAATCTACCACGCAATGTAGACCTGCTGAACGGTCAGATCAAACAGGTGGCCTTCCTCAGCGCCGCAGAGATCCCGGTTAAGCGCAGTTATAACTATGAGTTCCTGGTGTATCCCACGCTGGAGCGTAATCAGCACCGGGTTAAACCTGAGCTGACCCTGACCTTCGCCAACACAGAAAAAAGCCACCTCGGCGTTCCCTTACCCGGCGGCAAAATCCGCACATTCACCCCGGATGAGCATGGCCAGTTGCAGTTCTCCGGTGGCAGTGAGATCGGACACAGCAGTATCAATGATGAGGTGGAGATCCGTCAGGGTAACGCCTTTGATCTGTCGATTCACCGCAAACAGACCCACTTCAGCAAAACCTTCAACGGTTTTATGGTGGGTCAGGAGCTGCGCATCAGCAACAGCCGGGCCACACCGACAACCCTGGAGATGACAGCGAATTTCCCGCTTGAGTGGAAAATGCTCAACAGCAGTCATCCCCACGAACAGGTGATGGGCGGCAGCGCACGCTGGCAGGTGGACGTTCCGGCAAAAGGCGAAGCAGTTCTGCAGTTCAAAGTTCAGATGGAGAAACGCTGA
- a CDS encoding tRNA-uridine aminocarboxypropyltransferase: MPLNRCSGCGLPELWCCCSQIQPQQSDLTLALLLHQNEPERASSTSRIIRRLLPGCQLYLWQRREPPEALLEQIQSSDVECWLLFPADRPDLKLRSRALSPKTSARKRLIIIPDGTWKEVRKMVRKSPWLNDLPLLAFDPGTPSRYDLRRNPDPDHLCTAETVAELLRLNDEKEAAQQLDQALDLFIQRYKDARQKGALKDSASDRDYRGAGQSEGSRARH, from the coding sequence GTGCCTCTGAACCGATGCAGCGGCTGCGGCCTGCCTGAACTGTGGTGCTGTTGCAGCCAGATTCAGCCACAGCAGAGCGACCTGACACTGGCACTGCTGCTGCATCAGAACGAACCTGAGCGGGCCAGCAGCACCAGCCGGATCATCCGCCGCCTGCTCCCCGGGTGCCAGCTATACCTCTGGCAACGCCGGGAACCGCCTGAAGCGCTGCTTGAACAGATTCAGTCTTCCGATGTGGAGTGCTGGCTGCTATTCCCGGCAGACCGGCCCGATCTGAAACTGCGCAGCCGGGCACTCAGCCCGAAAACATCGGCCAGAAAACGCCTGATCATTATTCCTGATGGTACCTGGAAAGAGGTACGTAAGATGGTACGCAAGAGCCCCTGGCTGAACGACCTGCCACTGCTGGCGTTCGACCCCGGAACCCCAAGCCGGTATGACCTGCGTCGCAATCCCGACCCGGATCACCTCTGCACCGCCGAAACGGTCGCCGAGCTGCTCCGGCTCAACGATGAGAAAGAGGCAGCACAGCAATTAGACCAGGCTCTGGATCTGTTTATACAGCGCTATAAAGACGCCCGCCAGAAAGGCGCGCTGAAGGACTCAGCAAGCGACCGAGATTACCGGGGCGCAGGTCAGAGCGAGGGGAGCCGGGCACGCCACTGA
- a CDS encoding tetratricopeptide repeat protein — MQIISRMLAPVAFMLAYLMFRIPLFRASRTGHDRVMKLFRFAADNGSRRALSLYGHLLHFRGEGVENRIQGGIYLQRAAEKGDSKASYQMGRIYEQGFEHYFQPDPVKALAYYRQAAEQSHLLAIRRLVEVFAKGELEQAVDTEVADQWRARLPSL; from the coding sequence ATGCAGATTATCTCGCGAATGCTTGCCCCGGTGGCATTTATGCTTGCCTATTTGATGTTTCGTATTCCGCTATTCCGCGCCTCCCGGACAGGGCATGACCGGGTTATGAAACTGTTTCGCTTTGCTGCCGATAACGGCTCGCGCCGGGCGCTGTCTCTGTATGGTCATCTGCTGCACTTTCGTGGTGAGGGTGTTGAGAACCGAATTCAGGGTGGGATCTATCTGCAGCGGGCTGCAGAAAAAGGGGACAGCAAAGCCAGTTACCAGATGGGCCGGATCTATGAACAGGGCTTCGAACACTATTTTCAGCCCGATCCGGTGAAAGCGCTGGCGTATTATCGTCAGGCGGCTGAACAGTCGCATCTGCTGGCGATCCGGCGGCTGGTGGAGGTTTTTGCCAAGGGCGAGCTGGAACAGGCTGTGGATACGGAAGTTGCCGATCAGTGGCGTGCCCGGCTCCCCTCGCTCTGA
- the cysK gene encoding cysteine synthase A: MKIYEDNSLTIGNTPLVHLKRIAPGLNIFGKIESRNPAGSVKCRIGANMIWSAEKSGALKPGMTMVEPTSGNTGIALAFVAASRGYDIVFTMPSSMSLERRKIMKALGAQIVLTEPAKGMKGAIAKAQEIVDQNPDTHMMLQQFENPANPEIHEKTTGPEIWNDTDGKIDILVAGVGTGGTITGTSRFIKQEKGKAITSVAVEPVDSPVITQTLNGDEVQPAPHKIQGIGAGFVPKNLDLELVDQVEQVSNEDAIETARLLMEKEGIMAGISCGAALCAALRVAGQPGNEGKNIVVILPDSGERYLSSALFEGMFSDNELVQ, encoded by the coding sequence ATGAAAATATACGAAGATAACTCTCTGACCATCGGTAACACGCCGCTGGTGCACCTGAAACGCATCGCGCCCGGGCTGAACATTTTCGGAAAAATTGAATCCCGCAACCCTGCAGGTTCTGTTAAATGCCGTATCGGTGCCAACATGATCTGGTCTGCCGAAAAAAGCGGCGCCCTGAAACCCGGCATGACAATGGTTGAACCGACCAGCGGCAATACCGGTATTGCACTGGCTTTCGTTGCTGCGTCCCGCGGTTATGACATCGTTTTCACCATGCCCTCCTCCATGAGTCTGGAACGCCGTAAAATCATGAAAGCACTGGGTGCCCAGATTGTGCTCACGGAACCGGCGAAAGGGATGAAAGGTGCAATCGCCAAAGCTCAGGAGATTGTCGATCAGAACCCTGACACTCACATGATGCTGCAGCAGTTTGAAAACCCGGCTAACCCTGAGATCCACGAGAAAACGACCGGCCCTGAGATCTGGAATGATACCGATGGCAAAATCGATATTCTGGTTGCAGGCGTTGGTACCGGCGGTACGATCACCGGCACCTCTCGTTTTATCAAGCAGGAAAAAGGTAAAGCAATCACCTCTGTGGCGGTAGAGCCTGTCGATTCCCCGGTGATTACCCAGACCCTGAACGGTGATGAAGTACAACCTGCACCGCATAAAATTCAGGGTATCGGCGCGGGTTTCGTACCGAAAAACCTGGATCTGGAACTGGTTGATCAGGTTGAACAGGTCAGTAACGAAGATGCGATTGAGACCGCACGCCTGCTGATGGAGAAAGAAGGCATTATGGCCGGCATCTCCTGCGGTGCAGCACTGTGCGCTGCCCTGAGAGTTGCCGGGCAGCCAGGTAACGAAGGCAAAAACATTGTCGTGATCCTACCGGATTCCGGCGAACGCTACCTTTCCTCTGCGCTGTTTGAAGGCATGTTCAGCGACAACGAACTGGTTCAGTAA
- a CDS encoding Dyp-type peroxidase produces the protein MAQFQSGVVAEASPAALFLTFNQSRNDGALAKVKTVLAKIPALQQLFNDNNPDADLHIVAAIGSSYWSQLGVEGTPASLQPFPSFEKGEMVAPNTPVDLLFHIRSARKDLNFMLAQRLVDQLGDAVTLVEEVEGFRYLDSRDLTGFVDGTENPQGDDRIDVAVVADEDLEFSGGSYIHLQRYVHNMAFWNRQPLKVQEDTIGRTKSDNVEYPSAEKDLTAHTKRTSLKDAEGRSIEILRHSMPYGSTEECGLLFASYCRSPENFTLMLQSMIEGDGEGHSDHLLKYTRAVTGQAFFAPSVAFLQGL, from the coding sequence ATGGCACAGTTTCAGAGTGGTGTTGTCGCAGAGGCCAGTCCTGCGGCACTGTTTTTGACTTTTAATCAGAGTCGTAATGATGGCGCGTTGGCCAAAGTCAAAACGGTTCTGGCTAAAATTCCGGCGTTACAGCAGCTATTTAATGACAACAACCCGGATGCTGATCTGCACATTGTGGCAGCGATCGGCAGCAGTTACTGGAGTCAGTTGGGTGTGGAGGGAACACCGGCTTCCCTGCAGCCATTTCCGAGTTTTGAAAAGGGTGAAATGGTGGCGCCTAACACCCCGGTGGATCTGCTGTTTCATATCCGCTCGGCACGTAAAGATCTCAACTTTATGCTGGCTCAGCGGCTGGTGGATCAACTGGGCGATGCGGTGACACTGGTTGAAGAGGTTGAGGGGTTCCGCTATCTCGACTCCCGTGATCTGACCGGCTTTGTAGATGGTACAGAGAACCCGCAGGGCGATGACCGGATTGACGTCGCAGTGGTCGCGGATGAGGATCTTGAGTTCAGTGGCGGTTCCTATATCCATCTGCAGCGTTATGTTCACAATATGGCGTTCTGGAACCGTCAGCCACTGAAGGTGCAGGAAGATACAATCGGTCGGACCAAGTCTGACAACGTAGAGTATCCGTCAGCCGAGAAGGATCTGACAGCGCACACCAAACGGACCTCACTCAAAGATGCTGAAGGTCGCTCGATCGAAATACTCCGTCACAGCATGCCCTATGGTTCAACCGAAGAGTGCGGTCTGCTGTTTGCCAGTTACTGTCGCAGCCCAGAGAATTTTACCCTGATGCTGCAAAGTATGATTGAGGGTGATGGAGAGGGGCACAGTGATCACCTGCTGAAGTACACTCGTGCTGTTACAGGTCAGGCATTCTTTGCGCCGTCGGTAGCGTTTCTGCAGGGCTTATAG
- a CDS encoding circularly permuted type 2 ATP-grasp protein codes for MSNIWDNYQSDQHYDELIDQHGQSRHCASELVTQLADMATDDLDKRREMAEATIQEMGISFTVYTEEGNIDRAWPFDIIPRTISAQQWQTTAAGLKQRLTALNMFIDDLYNEQRIIKAGIIPEHIIKESKNFRPECCGMSPAFGVWAHICGTDLVRDKDGQFYVLEDNLRVPSGVSYMLENRAITKRVMPELFEKESILPIDDYPDQLFDMLASLSPRQNEEPEIVVLTPGIFNSAYFEHAFLAQQMGAELVEGDDLFVAADDCVYMKTISGPERVDVIYRRIDDEFMDPEAFNPESVLGVRGLMRAWRAGNVALANAPGAGVADDKVVYAYVPEIIRFYLNEEPILPNVKTYLCEDPEQRAYVLQNLDKLVVKPANESGGYGMLVGPHSSKKEQATFARLIQDNPRNYIAQPTLSLSTAPALISSGKVEPRHLDLRPFILQGKNTYVTTGGLTRVAMKKGSLVVNSSQGGGSKDTWIVAKEGN; via the coding sequence ATGAGTAACATCTGGGACAACTACCAATCCGATCAGCACTACGATGAGCTGATCGATCAGCATGGCCAATCCCGTCACTGCGCCAGTGAGCTGGTGACACAACTGGCCGACATGGCTACTGACGATCTGGATAAACGTCGTGAAATGGCCGAAGCCACCATTCAGGAAATGGGCATCTCCTTTACGGTTTACACCGAAGAGGGCAACATCGACCGGGCCTGGCCCTTTGATATCATCCCCCGCACCATCTCGGCACAGCAGTGGCAAACGACCGCGGCCGGACTGAAGCAGCGACTCACCGCACTGAATATGTTTATCGATGATCTCTACAACGAGCAGCGGATCATCAAAGCCGGGATTATTCCGGAACACATCATTAAGGAATCTAAAAATTTCCGCCCTGAGTGCTGCGGCATGAGCCCCGCCTTCGGAGTCTGGGCACATATCTGCGGGACCGATCTGGTCCGGGATAAAGATGGTCAGTTCTATGTACTGGAAGATAACCTCCGTGTTCCCTCAGGTGTGTCCTACATGCTGGAGAACCGGGCGATAACCAAACGAGTGATGCCGGAGCTGTTCGAAAAAGAGAGCATCCTGCCGATCGATGATTACCCGGACCAGCTTTTTGATATGCTCGCCTCGCTCTCGCCGCGCCAAAACGAGGAACCGGAGATTGTCGTCCTGACCCCCGGTATCTTCAACTCCGCCTATTTTGAGCATGCCTTTCTCGCCCAGCAGATGGGGGCGGAGCTGGTTGAAGGTGATGACCTGTTTGTCGCCGCAGATGACTGTGTCTACATGAAGACCATTTCCGGCCCGGAGCGGGTCGACGTTATCTACCGCCGGATTGATGATGAGTTCATGGACCCGGAAGCCTTTAATCCGGAATCCGTACTGGGCGTTCGCGGCCTGATGCGGGCATGGCGTGCCGGGAACGTGGCACTGGCCAATGCCCCCGGCGCCGGGGTCGCTGACGATAAGGTGGTGTATGCTTACGTACCGGAGATCATCCGCTTTTACCTGAACGAAGAACCGATTCTGCCGAATGTAAAAACCTACCTCTGTGAAGACCCGGAACAGAGAGCGTACGTGCTGCAGAATCTCGATAAACTGGTCGTCAAACCGGCCAATGAATCCGGCGGCTACGGCATGCTGGTCGGCCCGCATTCCAGCAAAAAGGAGCAGGCCACGTTTGCCAGACTGATTCAGGACAACCCACGCAATTACATTGCCCAGCCAACCCTGAGCCTCTCCACCGCGCCGGCACTGATCAGCTCGGGAAAAGTGGAACCCCGCCATCTGGATCTGCGTCCGTTCATCCTGCAGGGTAAAAATACATACGTCACGACCGGCGGCCTGACCCGTGTTGCTATGAAAAAAGGCTCTCTGGTAGTGAACTCCTCCCAGGGTGGCGGAAGTAAAGACACCTGGATTGTTGCAAAGGAGGGTAACTGA
- a CDS encoding alpha-E domain-containing protein has translation MLSRVAERIYWSARYLERVENTARLVSVYDNLLFDLPKDTNISWYNLIRINSSEQLFHDRYTVQDEHNVVKFMLADDTNLSSMLSSLNMLRENIRTTRDVLPQDTWELVNELDLFAQNNIRQGINRTHRHQFLNTIIQKCQELNGLFDGTMSRDPGWQFLMLGRNLERADMTTRILDAGISVILQPNEGSALNIAQVVWGNVLRSLSADMNYRRSVRSAVQSRKVARFLLQDKNFPRSFAFCIDEIQRALNSLPRADKIKLKSLLQPESPLQQQAMPNAELQEFLNELQILLIELNNQFAQTWFAFDNQDTVPAINSAQTQASQA, from the coding sequence ATGCTTTCACGTGTTGCCGAACGAATTTACTGGAGCGCCCGTTATCTGGAACGGGTGGAAAATACCGCCCGTCTGGTCAGCGTTTATGACAATCTGTTGTTTGACCTGCCAAAGGATACCAATATCAGTTGGTACAACCTGATCCGGATCAACAGCAGTGAACAGCTTTTCCACGACCGCTATACGGTTCAGGATGAGCACAACGTCGTCAAATTTATGCTCGCGGACGACACCAACCTCAGCTCCATGCTCTCTTCCCTGAATATGCTGCGGGAGAATATCCGCACCACCCGCGATGTCCTGCCACAGGACACCTGGGAACTGGTCAACGAGCTGGATCTGTTCGCCCAGAATAATATCCGTCAGGGGATTAACCGCACCCATCGCCACCAGTTTCTGAATACGATCATTCAGAAATGCCAGGAGCTGAATGGTCTGTTTGATGGCACCATGAGCCGTGATCCGGGCTGGCAGTTTCTGATGCTGGGCCGCAACCTTGAACGGGCCGATATGACTACCCGTATTCTGGATGCGGGGATCTCAGTGATACTGCAACCCAATGAGGGCAGCGCACTTAACATAGCACAGGTGGTCTGGGGTAATGTGTTACGCTCACTCAGCGCCGACATGAACTACCGACGCAGCGTTCGCAGTGCTGTGCAGTCACGTAAAGTTGCCCGCTTCCTGCTTCAGGATAAAAACTTCCCGCGCTCATTCGCGTTCTGTATTGACGAGATTCAACGCGCCCTGAACAGCCTGCCCCGGGCAGATAAGATCAAACTTAAATCCCTGCTCCAGCCAGAATCACCTTTGCAGCAGCAGGCGATGCCTAATGCCGAACTGCAGGAATTTCTCAATGAACTGCAGATTTTACTGATTGAACTGAACAACCAGTTTGCACAAACCTGGTTTGCGTTCGACAATCAGGATACAGTGCCCGCCATAAATTCAGCGCAAACCCAGGCCTCTCAGGCCTGA